A single Lentimicrobiaceae bacterium DNA region contains:
- a CDS encoding elongation factor G gives MKVYQTNEVKNIALIGGAKSGKTTLAEAMLLEGGMITRRGSVEDKNTVSDYREIELERQNSVYSSILYTEFAGKKINIIDNPGFDDFIGEVVAALKVADTAVMVVNAQNGVEVGTEITWRHALKSHTPVIFVVNQLEHEKANFEEVMRELKAQFGNNITLTQYPLHAGHGFNSVIDLLQMKMYKFPEGGGKPEITDIPDSEKAKAEELHNTLIENAAGNDDALMELFFENGTLTEEEIQKGLKLGIIKRGIFPVFCISSKLNFGINRLLEFISSSLPSANEMPAIKTTEGKALSCSLTDPASAFVFKTSIESHLGEISFFKVFAGEITEGMDMINANRNSKERITQLFAFNGKNREKVEKVVAGDIAATIKLKSTFTNNTLNSVKNADDIIEPIVYPEPKYRVAVKAKNSSEDEKLGGILNDMNKVDPTLLPGYSKELKQLILQGQGEMHLNIAKWHIEKINKIEIEYFAPKIPYRETITKMAKSMYRHKKQSGGAGQFGEVHMLIQPWSENMVHPTEFPVRGQQEEIMPWGGKLMFHNCIVGGAIDARFMPAILKGIMEKMEEGPLTGSYARDIAVYIYDGKMHPVDSNEISFKLAGRNAFREAFKNAGPKILEPIYDVEVIVPEDKMGDIMTDLQGRRAIIMGMDSEGNYQKIKAKVPLAEMNRYSTAISSMTSGRATYGMKFAEYAQVPPDVQTALLKAYEEQENEEE, from the coding sequence ATGAAGGTATATCAAACAAATGAAGTTAAAAACATTGCACTGATCGGCGGTGCAAAATCGGGAAAAACCACTCTTGCGGAAGCCATGTTGCTTGAAGGGGGCATGATAACCCGACGTGGCTCAGTAGAAGACAAAAATACGGTTTCCGATTACCGCGAAATTGAACTTGAACGTCAGAATTCAGTTTATTCAAGTATTTTATATACAGAATTTGCAGGCAAAAAAATCAATATCATTGATAACCCGGGTTTCGACGATTTTATTGGCGAAGTAGTCGCCGCTTTAAAAGTAGCTGATACTGCCGTTATGGTTGTAAATGCACAAAATGGCGTGGAAGTGGGTACAGAAATTACCTGGAGGCATGCTCTTAAAAGCCATACCCCTGTAATTTTTGTCGTTAACCAGCTTGAACACGAAAAAGCCAATTTCGAGGAAGTAATGCGTGAACTTAAAGCCCAGTTTGGTAATAATATTACACTGACTCAATATCCTTTGCATGCGGGACATGGCTTTAACTCCGTGATAGACCTGCTCCAGATGAAAATGTACAAATTTCCTGAAGGGGGCGGAAAACCTGAAATTACTGATATCCCCGATTCGGAAAAAGCAAAAGCAGAAGAACTGCACAATACTCTTATTGAAAATGCAGCCGGTAACGACGACGCCCTGATGGAATTATTTTTTGAAAATGGAACCCTTACCGAAGAAGAAATCCAAAAAGGGTTAAAACTCGGTATCATCAAACGCGGAATTTTTCCTGTTTTCTGTATTTCCTCAAAACTGAATTTCGGCATAAACCGCCTTCTTGAATTTATTTCTTCAAGCCTGCCTTCAGCCAACGAAATGCCTGCGATTAAAACCACCGAAGGCAAAGCCCTTAGCTGTAGCCTTACCGACCCCGCATCGGCATTTGTTTTTAAAACTTCTATCGAATCGCACCTCGGCGAAATATCTTTCTTTAAAGTATTTGCCGGTGAAATTACCGAAGGCATGGATATGATTAATGCCAATCGTAACAGCAAGGAACGCATCACCCAACTCTTTGCTTTTAACGGGAAAAACCGGGAAAAAGTAGAAAAAGTAGTTGCCGGTGATATTGCTGCCACCATTAAACTGAAGAGCACGTTTACCAACAATACTTTAAACTCGGTAAAAAATGCAGATGATATTATCGAACCTATCGTGTATCCCGAACCTAAATATCGTGTAGCCGTTAAAGCCAAAAACTCATCCGAAGATGAAAAATTAGGTGGCATTCTTAACGACATGAACAAGGTAGACCCTACCTTGTTACCAGGCTATTCGAAAGAACTGAAACAACTTATCCTGCAGGGGCAGGGTGAAATGCACCTGAACATTGCCAAATGGCATATCGAAAAAATCAACAAAATTGAAATAGAATATTTCGCACCCAAGATTCCTTACCGCGAAACCATTACCAAAATGGCAAAATCCATGTACCGCCATAAAAAACAATCTGGTGGAGCTGGTCAGTTTGGCGAAGTACACATGCTTATCCAACCTTGGAGCGAAAACATGGTGCATCCTACCGAATTTCCGGTAAGAGGGCAGCAGGAAGAAATTATGCCCTGGGGTGGTAAGCTGATGTTCCACAACTGTATCGTCGGTGGCGCCATTGATGCACGTTTTATGCCAGCTATTTTGAAAGGAATCATGGAAAAAATGGAAGAAGGACCTCTTACCGGTTCTTACGCCCGCGATATTGCCGTGTATATTTACGATGGTAAAATGCACCCCGTTGATTCCAATGAAATTTCCTTCAAACTGGCAGGTCGTAATGCCTTTAGAGAAGCGTTTAAAAATGCAGGTCCCAAAATTCTTGAACCCATTTACGATGTAGAAGTAATTGTTCCCGAAGATAAAATGGGCGATATTATGACCGACCTCCAGGGACGTCGTGCCATCATCATGGGAATGGACAGTGAAGGAAACTATCAGAAGATAAAAGCAAAAGTTCCCCTGGCTGAAATGAACCGTTATTCTACTGCTATCAGTTCAATGACCAGCGGACGGGCAACCTACGGTATGAAATTTGCCGAGTATGCTCAGGTACCTCCCGATGTACAAACCGCCCTGCTGAAAGCATACGAAGAACAGGAAAACGAAGAGGAATAA
- a CDS encoding adenosine kinase — MKKVLGIGNALVDIMTRLESDQLLNHFNLKKGSMQLVDADLSGRINSQTIALKKEISSGGSAANTIHGLANMGVETSFIGKTGQDDFGRFFADDMRKNGIRPILFQGKSETGCAIVFISPDSERTFATYLGSAIELSADDLHPDIFAGYDFLHIEGYLVQNRKLIQKAVQLAHENGLMVSLDLASYNVVEQNIEFLDAIINKYVNIIFANEEEARAFTGNAPEEAIHLLANMCDIAIVKTGASGSLVKQNDELYTIQPVTANSIDTTGAGDLYASGFIYGLTKQLPPDNCGAIGSLLAGKVIELIGAKLNNAAWQKVHNSIKNAR, encoded by the coding sequence ATGAAAAAAGTATTAGGCATTGGCAATGCGCTAGTTGACATTATGACCCGGCTCGAATCTGATCAACTACTCAACCATTTTAATCTGAAAAAAGGAAGTATGCAATTAGTAGATGCTGACTTATCCGGCAGGATTAATTCTCAAACCATTGCCTTAAAAAAAGAAATCTCTTCGGGCGGTTCAGCAGCCAATACCATTCACGGTTTGGCAAATATGGGCGTGGAAACCAGTTTTATTGGGAAAACCGGTCAGGACGATTTTGGGCGCTTTTTTGCCGACGACATGCGAAAAAATGGAATTCGTCCGATACTTTTTCAGGGAAAAAGCGAAACCGGATGTGCCATAGTATTTATCAGCCCCGATTCAGAACGAACATTTGCTACTTATCTTGGTTCCGCTATTGAACTCTCTGCTGACGATCTCCACCCGGATATTTTTGCCGGTTACGATTTTTTGCACATCGAGGGGTATCTTGTTCAAAACCGCAAACTGATACAAAAAGCAGTACAATTAGCCCACGAAAACGGACTCATGGTTTCGCTTGATCTCGCCAGCTATAATGTAGTGGAACAAAATATAGAGTTTTTAGATGCAATTATAAATAAATATGTAAACATTATTTTTGCTAATGAAGAAGAAGCCCGTGCCTTTACTGGCAATGCTCCGGAAGAAGCCATACATTTACTTGCCAATATGTGCGATATTGCCATAGTGAAAACCGGAGCTTCTGGGTCGCTTGTAAAACAAAACGATGAATTATATACTATTCAGCCTGTTACCGCAAACAGCATAGATACTACCGGTGCCGGCGACTTGTATGCTTCCGGATTTATTTACGGTTTAACAAAACAATTACCACCCGACAACTGTGGGGCAATCGGCTCATTACTGGCTGGCAAGGTAATAGAACTTATTGGCGCCAAACTCAATAATGCTGCCTGGCAAAAAGTGCATAACAGTATCAAAAACGCAAGGTAA
- a CDS encoding C4-type zinc ribbon domain-containing protein → MAKVLLKSNKTQDIPEKSKDPQVINPVEEALPDVDILAVARNASGDENIEITIEKKLHALYHLQQIDSKIDKIRIIRGELPLEVEDLEDEIAGLETRIENHAQEMEMFEKTINEKELAIKDSNTLIKKYEEQQMNVRNNREYDSLTKEIEFQNLEIQLSEKRIREFSFSLQQKKQEIEEARKILEERKNDLAIKKAELNDIITETEKEELSLVKQSEENQKFIEERLLTAYKRIRKNMRNGLAVVSVERDACGGCFSKIPPQRQLDIRMHRKIIVCEYCGRILVDSHFIENNN, encoded by the coding sequence ATGGCAAAAGTACTTTTAAAAAGCAACAAAACACAAGATATTCCGGAAAAATCAAAAGACCCTCAAGTGATCAATCCTGTTGAAGAAGCCCTTCCAGACGTTGATATTCTGGCTGTTGCCAGAAATGCCTCCGGTGATGAAAATATAGAAATAACCATTGAAAAAAAATTGCATGCATTGTATCACCTTCAGCAAATAGATTCTAAGATTGATAAAATCAGAATTATCCGTGGCGAACTTCCACTTGAAGTGGAAGATCTTGAAGACGAAATTGCCGGGCTGGAAACTCGCATTGAAAACCATGCTCAGGAGATGGAAATGTTTGAGAAAACAATAAATGAAAAGGAATTAGCCATAAAAGACAGTAATACGCTCATTAAAAAATACGAAGAACAGCAAATGAACGTAAGAAACAACCGTGAATACGATTCTCTTACCAAAGAAATTGAATTTCAGAACCTTGAAATACAGCTTTCAGAGAAGCGTATCCGTGAGTTCTCGTTTAGTCTTCAGCAAAAAAAACAAGAAATTGAAGAAGCACGAAAAATACTTGAAGAGCGTAAAAATGACCTTGCTATTAAAAAAGCTGAATTAAACGACATTATCACCGAAACCGAAAAAGAAGAACTGTCGTTGGTTAAACAGTCAGAAGAAAATCAAAAATTTATTGAAGAACGCCTGCTTACTGCCTACAAACGTATCCGTAAGAATATGCGTAACGGGCTTGCGGTGGTAAGTGTGGAAAGAGATGCCTGCGGCGGCTGTTTCAGTAAAATTCCCCCTCAGCGTCAGTTGGATATTCGTATGCATCGCAAAATCATTGTTTGTGAATACTGCGGACGTATTTTGGTAGACTCACACTTTATTGAAAATAACAATTAA
- a CDS encoding Nif3-like dinuclear metal center hexameric protein translates to MKLSEICKEIENIAPLSLQEHYDNSGLIIGNIGKNVNHVLICIDVTEAVIEEAIAENCDLIISHHPLIFSGLKKFNGETPTEKIVQKALIHNIAVYAAHTNLDNVSGGVNQILCKKLGLKNTRILSPKKNILRKLITFCPEMNANQVRKALFDAGAGNIGNYDACSFNSAGWGTFRANESANPFVGEVNQIHEEKEIKIEVIYPEFIENRLLKALIQNHPYEEVAYDIVPLANALSLAGAGMIGETEYDEKEYDFLMKVKNIVKTGMIRHSELLNKPVKKVAVCGGSGSFLIKEAIAADADVFISGDIKYHDFQQSEKRIVIADIGHFESEQFAKELLFNLLNKKNSTFAVRISTTETNPVNYL, encoded by the coding sequence ATGAAACTTTCAGAAATTTGTAAAGAAATCGAAAATATTGCCCCTTTATCCCTACAGGAGCATTACGACAATTCCGGACTGATAATAGGAAACATCGGGAAAAATGTAAACCATGTTCTTATATGCATTGATGTTACAGAGGCTGTAATAGAGGAAGCAATAGCGGAAAACTGCGATCTTATTATTTCACACCATCCATTAATTTTCTCAGGATTGAAAAAATTTAACGGAGAAACTCCAACAGAGAAAATAGTACAAAAAGCACTAATTCACAATATTGCCGTTTATGCCGCGCATACTAATCTTGACAACGTTTCCGGAGGCGTAAATCAAATACTTTGTAAAAAATTAGGTTTGAAAAATACCCGGATACTTTCTCCTAAAAAAAACATTCTTCGCAAGTTAATTACATTTTGCCCCGAAATGAATGCAAATCAAGTTCGCAAAGCACTTTTTGATGCCGGGGCAGGAAATATTGGAAACTATGATGCCTGTAGTTTTAATTCGGCAGGATGGGGTACTTTTCGTGCCAACGAATCTGCCAATCCTTTTGTAGGTGAAGTAAATCAGATACATGAAGAAAAAGAGATTAAGATTGAAGTAATTTATCCTGAGTTTATCGAAAACCGCTTGCTGAAAGCATTGATACAAAATCATCCATACGAAGAAGTAGCCTACGACATTGTCCCTCTTGCCAATGCATTGTCATTAGCAGGAGCAGGCATGATTGGAGAAACAGAATATGATGAAAAAGAGTATGACTTTTTAATGAAAGTTAAAAACATCGTAAAAACAGGTATGATCCGTCATTCTGAATTATTAAATAAGCCCGTTAAAAAAGTTGCAGTATGTGGGGGCTCGGGAAGTTTTTTAATAAAAGAAGCTATTGCTGCAGATGCAGACGTATTTATTTCCGGAGATATCAAATATCACGATTTTCAACAGTCAGAAAAGCGGATCGTAATTGCCGATATAGGTCATTTTGAAAGTGAACAATTTGCTAAAGAATTATTATTTAACCTACTTAATAAAAAAAATTCTACCTTTGCAGTCCGAATTTCAACTACAGAAACTAACCCCGTTAACTATTTGTAA